A region of the Streptococcus suis genome:
TAAAACACCGTCGTGAATTCCGTGGAAAAATGCGCGGTGAAGCTAAAGGTGGAAAACAAGTAGACTTTGGTCAATACGGTCTTCAAGCAACTACTAGCTCATGGATTACAAACCGCCAAATCGAAGCTGCCCGTATCGCTATGACGCGTTACATGAAACGTGGTGGTAAAGTTTGGATCAAGATCTTCCCACACAAATCATACACTGCTAAAGCTATCGGTGTACGTATGGGTTCTGGTAAAGGTGCTCCTGAAGGTTGGGTAGCTCCAGTTAAACGCGGTAAGGTTATGTTTGAAGTAGCTGGCGTTTCTGAAGAAATCGCACGTGAAGCATTCCGCCTTGCTGGTCACAAATTGCCAGTTAAAGTAAAATTCGTAAAACGTGAAGCAGAATAAGGAGAAGACATGAAACTTCAAGAAATTAAAGATTTTGTAAAAGAACTTCGTGGCCTTTCTCAAGAAGAACTTGCTAAGAAAGAAAACGAATTGAAGAAAGAACTCTTCGAACTTCGTTTCCAAGCTGCTGCTGGTCAACTTGAGCAAACTGCTCGTTTGAACGAAGTGAAGAAACAAATTGCACGTATCAAAACTGTGCAATCAGAAACCAAATAATAGATTGGGAAAGGAGAATTTCAATGGAACGCAATAATCGTAAAGTTCTTGTTGGACGCGTAGTATCTGACAAAATGGACAAAACAATCACAGTTGTAGTTGAAACTAAACGTAACCACCCAGTCTATGGTAAACGTATTAACTACTCTAAAAAGTACAAAGCTCATGATGAAAACAATGTTGCTAAAGAAGGCGATATCGTTCGTATCATGGAAACTCGCCCACTTTCAGCTACAAAACGTTTCCGCCTTGTAGAAGTTGTGGAAGAGGCAGTTATCATTTAATCAACCTGAAAGGAGAAAATTGACATGATTCAAACAGAAACTCGTTTGAAAGTTGCTGACAACAGTGGCGCACGCGAAATCTTGACAATCAAAGTTCTTGGTGGTTCAGGACGCAAATTCGCGAACATCGGCGACATCATCGTTGCTTCAGTAAAACAAGCTACTCCTGGTGGTGCGGTTAAAAAAGGTGACGTTGTAAAAGCCGTTATCGTTCGTACTAAGACAGGTGCTCGTCGTGCTGATGGTTCTTACATCAAATTCGATGAGAATGCTGCAGTTATCATCCGTGAAGACAAAACTCCTCGCGGAACTCGTATCTTCGGCCCAGTGGCACGCGAATTGCGTGACGGCGGTTTTATGAAAATCGTTTCATTGGCACCAGAAGTACTTTAATCTAACAAACTAAGTCCCCTGTTATCTCGCCAGAGTAACAGGGTGCCCATTAGGGCGTAAGAAATCATAGGAGAAATCAAATGTTTGTAAAAAAAGGCGATAAAGTTCGCGTAATCGCTGGTAAAGACAAAGGCGTTGAAGCTCTTGTTGTAACAGCACTTCCAAAAGTAAACAAAGTTATTGTTGAAGGTGTTAACATCGTTAAGAAACACCAAAAACCAAATAGCGAAAACCCTCAAGGTGCTATCGTTGAAAAAGAAGCTCCAATCCATGTGTCAAACGTTCAAGTTCTTGACAAAAATGGTGTTGCAGGACGCGTTGGTTACAAGTTTGTAGATGGCAAAAAAGTTCGCTACAACAAAAAATCAGGCGAAGTGCTTGATTAATCACGAAGGAAAGGAGAAGTATAATGGCAAATCGTTTAAAAGAAAAATATCTTAATGAAGTAGTTCCTGCTTTGACTGAACAATTTAACTATTCTTCAGTGATGGCTGTGCCAAAAGTTGATAAGATCGTTTTGAACATGGGTGTTGGTGACGCTGTTTCTAACGCTAAAAACCTTGAGAAAGCTGCTCAAGAATTGGCTTTGATCTCAGGTCAAAAACCACTTATCACTAAAGCTAAGAAATCAATCGCCGGCTTCCGTCTTCGTGAGGGTGTTGCAATCGGTGCGAAAGTAACTCTTCGTGGCGAACGTATGTATGAGTTCTTGGACAAATTGGTTACAGTTTCACTTCCACGTGTACGTGACTTCCACGGTGTACCAACTAAGTCATTTGACGGACGTGGTAACTACACACTTGGTGTGAAAGAGCAATTGATCTTCCCAGAAATCAACTTCGACGATGTTGATAAAACTCGCGGTATGGATATCGTTATCGTTACAACTGCTAACACTGACGAAGAATCACGTGCATTGCTTACTGGCCTTGGTATGCCGTTTGCAAAATAAGAGGGAGAGAATAAATGGCTAAAAAATCAATGATCGCTAAGAACAAACGCCCAGCTAAGTTCTCTACACAAGCTTACACACGCTGTGAAAAATGTGGACGTCCACACTCAGTTTACCGCAAATTCAAATTGTGCCGTGTATGCTTCCGCGACTTGGCTTACCTTGGACAAATACCAGGCG
Encoded here:
- a CDS encoding 50S ribosomal protein L29; translated protein: MKLQEIKDFVKELRGLSQEELAKKENELKKELFELRFQAAAGQLEQTARLNEVKKQIARIKTVQSETK
- a CDS encoding 50S ribosomal protein L5 — protein: MANRLKEKYLNEVVPALTEQFNYSSVMAVPKVDKIVLNMGVGDAVSNAKNLEKAAQELALISGQKPLITKAKKSIAGFRLREGVAIGAKVTLRGERMYEFLDKLVTVSLPRVRDFHGVPTKSFDGRGNYTLGVKEQLIFPEINFDDVDKTRGMDIVIVTTANTDEESRALLTGLGMPFAK
- a CDS encoding type Z 30S ribosomal protein S14, producing MAKKSMIAKNKRPAKFSTQAYTRCEKCGRPHSVYRKFKLCRVCFRDLAYLGQIPGVTKASW
- a CDS encoding 50S ribosomal protein L16, which encodes MLVPKRVKHRREFRGKMRGEAKGGKQVDFGQYGLQATTSSWITNRQIEAARIAMTRYMKRGGKVWIKIFPHKSYTAKAIGVRMGSGKGAPEGWVAPVKRGKVMFEVAGVSEEIAREAFRLAGHKLPVKVKFVKREAE
- a CDS encoding 50S ribosomal protein L14, translated to MIQTETRLKVADNSGAREILTIKVLGGSGRKFANIGDIIVASVKQATPGGAVKKGDVVKAVIVRTKTGARRADGSYIKFDENAAVIIREDKTPRGTRIFGPVARELRDGGFMKIVSLAPEVL
- a CDS encoding 30S ribosomal protein S17; this encodes MERNNRKVLVGRVVSDKMDKTITVVVETKRNHPVYGKRINYSKKYKAHDENNVAKEGDIVRIMETRPLSATKRFRLVEVVEEAVII
- a CDS encoding 50S ribosomal protein L24; translation: MFVKKGDKVRVIAGKDKGVEALVVTALPKVNKVIVEGVNIVKKHQKPNSENPQGAIVEKEAPIHVSNVQVLDKNGVAGRVGYKFVDGKKVRYNKKSGEVLD